One genomic segment of Impatiens glandulifera chromosome 6, dImpGla2.1, whole genome shotgun sequence includes these proteins:
- the LOC124942210 gene encoding protein EARLY-RESPONSIVE TO DEHYDRATION 7, chloroplastic-like: MAEKHNFKTSTAVEEIILRISGAILHLIDNQYSTELAHGDLSILRVQQGNSTVAIIIRVSDQIQWPLSKDQAAVKLDESHYFFSFKVPEENEPGSSDDEEDKCGKELTNNFLNCGLTVVSKGQQDLLKELDQILEKYSNFSVHKVKKLNGSELSPEDLKLEKIEEESAAYWTILTPNIEDYSVTAAKLIAAGSGQLVKGILWCGDVTVERLKWGNEIVKNKSKQNPPTKIHPETLKKIQRIKRVAKMTEEVIGGILSGVIEISGFFTNFVVYSNMGKKFFNLLPGEIVLASMDGFNKICDAVEVSGKNVTTNSSIVVSEFVTHKYGEEAGKAANEGLDAAGHVIGSVWAVFKISKAFHPKSVIKPTPLVKVAKRLFSRL; encoded by the exons ATGGCCGAGAAGCATAACTTCAAAACTTCAACTGCAGTGGAAGAGATTATCCTCAGAATCTCTGGCGCTATTCTCCATCTGATCGACAACCAGTACAGCACAGAACTAGCTCACGGTGATCTTTCTATCTTAAGGGTCCAACAAGGTAACAGTACAGTTGCTATTATAATCCGCGTCTCCGATCAGATCCAATGGCCGCTATCCAAGGACCAGGCGGCGGTGAAGCTGGACGAATCGCATTACTTCTTCTCGTTCAAAGTACCAGAGGAGAATGAACCGGGCTCGAGCGACGATGAAGAAGACAAGTGTGGAAAAGAGTTGACTAATAATTTTCTGAACTGTGGATTGACGGTAGTATCAAAGGGTCAACAAGATCTGTTAAAGGAACTCGATCAGATCTTGGAAAAATACAGCAACTTTTCTGTACATAAAGTGAAAAAGTTGAATGGGTCAGAATTGTCTCCGGAAGATTTGAAGTTAGAGAAGATTGAGGAGGAAAGTGCGGCGTATTGGACTATTCTAACACCAAATATAGAAGATTACAGTGTAACTGCTGCAAAGTTGATTGCTGCTGGTTCAGGCCAGCTAGTTAAGGGAATTTTATGGTGTGGTGATGTGACAGTTGAAAGACTCAAGTGGGGGAATGAGATTGTTAAGAACAAGTCGAAGCAGAATCCGCCAACAAAGATCCATCCCGAAACGTTAAAGAAGATTCAAAG GATCAAGAGGGTGGCAAAGATGACAGAGGAAGTGATTGGTGGGATTCTTTCAGGGGTTATCGAGATTTCAGGATTCTTCAcaaattttgttgtttattcAAATATGGGCAAGAAGTTCTTCAATCTACTTCCTGGTGAAATTGTTCTTGCTTCCATGGATGGATTCA ACAAAATATGTGATGCTGTTGAAGTTTCTGGGAAGAATGTTACTACAAATTCATCCATTGTGGTCTCTGAATTTGTCACCCACAA ATATGGAGAAGAAGCAGGTAAGGCAGCAAATGAAGGGCTTGATGCAGCTGGGCATGTCATTGGCAGTGTATGGGCAGTTTTTAAAATCAGTAAAGCCTTCCATCCCAAGAGTGTTATAAAACCTACCCCATTGGTTAAAGTAGCCAAAAGACTATTCTCACGcctctaa